The proteins below are encoded in one region of Colias croceus chromosome 17, ilColCroc2.1:
- the LOC123699124 gene encoding probable beta-hexosaminidase fdl: MKSWGEALGRSTSAHFSRVGRLRRALLLLAVAACTGVALIYWRQQTGDQAHRPLHSLYSGVEPQWSWVCRNERCERLLAAETSILQSLPTCNMLCASTQLWPQPTGPVSLATAAIPVRADGFSLQIRSSPSRDVSDHLNDAFLLFTEDLKSLERSGNTESRRSDIGPAREVIVRVAVNGSGDPRMRLNTNESYKLTLQPSGNSLYVDISAFSFCGARHGFETLSQLIWVDPYAGSLLALEAASIQDAPKFGFRGLLLDTARNFFPVHEIIRTIDAMAANKLNTFHWHISDSQSFPLKLHSAPQLTQHGAYGPAAIYTTEDVRNVVRRARLRGIRVLIEVDTPAHVGRAWAWGPTAGLGHLAHCVEVEPWSAYCGEPPCGQLNPRNPHVYQILERIYAEILQLTGVDDIFHLGGDEVSERCWTQHFNDTDPMDLWLEFTRRAMTALQRANGGKLPEMTLLWSSRLTRSPYLERLDKKHYGIQIWGASRWPESRAVLDMGFRSIISHVDAWYLDCGFGSWRDNSDGHCGPYRSWQQIYEHRPWVEEMPGMSIGVEPWRVDGGEICLWTEQLGPGGLDARLWPRSAAVAERLWSDRPEGATADVYLRLDTQRTRLLAKGVEAMPLWPRWCTHNPNACL, from the exons ATGAAGTCGTGGGGCGAAGCGCTGGGACGCAGCACGTCGGCGCACTTCTCGCGCGTGGGCCGGCTGCGGCGCGCATTGCTGCTGCTCGCCGTGGCGGCCTGTACCGGCGTTGCGCTCATCTACTGGCGCCAGCAGACGGGCGATCAGGCTCATAGACCCCTGCATAGCTTGTACTC GGGTGTGGAGCCACAATGGTCATGGGTGTGTCGGAATGAGAGATGTGAGAGGTTACTCGCGGCAGAAACATCTATACTACAGTCACTTCCTACTTGTAACATGCTCTGTGCATCAACACAGCTCTGGCCGCAACCAACGGGGCCTGTCAGCCTCGCCACCGCCGCGATACCAGTGAGAGCTGACGGATTTTCCTTACAAATTCGATCGTCGCCATCTCGAGATGTGTCTGATCATCTTAACGACGCATTCTTATTGTTCACTGAAGACCTTAAATCGTTAGAAAGAAGCGGCAACACAGAAAGTCGACGATCTGATATCGGTCCAGCGAGGGAGGTGATCGTGCGCGTGGCTGTTAACGGTAGTGGAGATCCTCGCATGCGTCTCAATACTAATGAGAGCTACAAACTCACTTTGCAACCTTCAGGCAATTCGCTTTACGTAGATATCAGCGCATTTTCATTTTGCGGCGCCAGACACGGCTTCGAAACGTTATCTCAATTAATATGGGTAGATCCTTACGCTGGCTCACTTTTAGCTCTAGAAGCGGCTAGTATTCAGGACGCGCCGAAATTTGGATTCCGAGGCTTGTTACTAGATACTGCCCGGAATTTTTTCCCTGTACACGAAATTATAAGGACCATAGATGCCATGGCTGCTAACAAATTAAACACGTTTCACTGGCACATAAGTGACTCCCAATCATTTCCATTGAAATTGCACAGCGCACCGCAATTAACTCAACATGGAGCGTATGGACCAGCAGCGATATATACAACAGAAGATGTGCGTAACGTTGTACGGCGAGCTAGACTTCGAGGGATTCGGGTTTTAATTGAAGTCGATACTCCAGCTCATGTAGGACGCGCGTGGGCGTGGGGACCCACAGCTGGCTTGGGACATCTAGCGCACTGCGTAGAAGTCGAACCGTGGAGTGCGTATTGCGGTGAACCACCTTGTGGCCAACTTAATCCTCGAAATCCGCACGTCTATCAAATATTGGAACGTATTTACGCTGAAATTTTACAACTAACGGGTGTCGATGATATATTCCATCTCGGAGGAGATGAAGTTTCAGAACGATGTTGGACGCAGCACTTCAATGACACTGATCCTATGGACTTGTGGTTAGAATTTACTCGTCGCGCAATGACCGCCTTGCAACGAGCAAACGGAGGTAAATTACCTGAGATGACATTACTCTGGTCGTCGCGACTAACGCGATCGCCATATCTAGAAAGGCTAGATAAAAAGCATTACGGCATTCAAATTTGGGGAGCTTCGCGGTGGCCAGAATCACGAGCTGTTTTAGATATGGGATTTCGTTCGATAATATCGCACGTCGACGCGTGGTACTTAGATTGTGGCTTCGGTTCCTGGAGAGACAATTCGGACGGACACTGCGGCCCATATCGGTCGTGGCAGCAGATATATGAGCACAGGCCGTGGGTGGAGGAGATGCCGGGAATGTCTATTGGGGTAGAACCGTGGCGAGTAGATGGCGGCGAAATATGTTTGTGGACTGAACAACTGGGTCCGGGCGGTTTGGACGCTCGATTATGGCCAAGGTCAGCCGCTGTGGCTGAGCGATTGTGGTCGGATCGGCCTGAAGGGGCAACCGCTGATGTTTATCTCAGACTCGACACCCAACGAACGCGATTATTAGCCAAGGGCGTAGAGGCGATGCCACTGTGGCCTCGATGGTGCACTCATAACCCTAACGCTTGTCTCTAA